One Methanolobus sp. WCC4 DNA segment encodes these proteins:
- the pylS gene encoding pyrrolysine--tRNA(Pyl) ligase produces MERKPLDTLISKNGLWVSRNGRLHGVKSCQTSQKYIRIEMDCGDIVTVRNSRTSRSARALRNHKFHKPCKRCRLSEDRINEFSKKISRKDEAEVKIVRSFRLEPEKPVEPVTTIPTQAIESNTPSNHIHNEPRAGISANSSTIHRSALKTSKSNSSPSKPNTKKTSQPQQPNSKKTEFTSLQKNRILSLLGPGEMISFSKEKRSFAELEATLTLQRKKDIREMYEDSRENNLGKLERTITEFFVDMGFLEVKSPILIPFEYMERMGVGEDKKLSEQIFRVGDNMCLRPMLAPGLYNHLRKFDNVLPDPVRIFEIGPCYRKESDGNSHLEEFTMLNFCQMGSNCTRDELEYLIKELLDFLGIEYRIEADSCMVYGDTIDVMHKKMELSSAVVGPIPMDMDWGVNKPWIGAGFGLERLLKAKHDLKNIKRAGRSESYYNGVNINL; encoded by the coding sequence ATGGAAAGAAAGCCACTTGATACACTTATTAGCAAGAACGGATTATGGGTGTCACGCAACGGACGTCTTCACGGGGTGAAGAGTTGCCAGACATCACAGAAGTATATAAGGATAGAGATGGATTGCGGAGATATCGTCACCGTTCGCAATTCAAGAACCAGCAGGTCTGCAAGGGCCCTCAGGAACCATAAGTTCCACAAACCCTGCAAGCGCTGTCGCCTGTCAGAGGACAGGATCAACGAATTCTCAAAGAAGATCTCAAGAAAGGATGAAGCTGAGGTCAAGATCGTTCGCTCTTTCAGGCTGGAACCTGAAAAGCCGGTCGAGCCTGTTACAACAATACCCACACAGGCAATTGAGAGCAACACACCTTCTAATCATATTCATAATGAACCACGGGCTGGAATTAGTGCCAATAGTTCCACCATCCACAGATCAGCTCTGAAAACAAGTAAGAGCAATTCCAGCCCTTCTAAACCTAACACAAAGAAGACTTCCCAGCCACAACAGCCGAATTCAAAGAAGACCGAGTTCACATCCCTGCAGAAGAACAGGATACTCTCACTTCTTGGTCCCGGCGAGATGATATCATTCTCAAAGGAGAAGCGGTCCTTTGCCGAGCTGGAAGCCACCCTGACCCTCCAGCGTAAGAAGGATATCAGGGAGATGTACGAGGACAGCCGTGAGAACAACCTCGGAAAACTTGAGAGAACGATAACCGAGTTCTTCGTGGACATGGGTTTCCTTGAGGTCAAGTCACCGATCCTAATACCATTCGAGTACATGGAAAGGATGGGAGTCGGCGAGGACAAGAAACTGTCAGAGCAGATATTCAGGGTCGGCGACAATATGTGTCTGCGCCCAATGCTTGCTCCCGGACTGTACAATCACCTGAGGAAGTTCGATAACGTACTCCCTGACCCTGTCAGGATATTCGAGATCGGTCCATGCTACCGTAAGGAATCCGACGGGAACAGCCACCTTGAAGAGTTCACCATGCTCAACTTCTGCCAGATGGGATCCAACTGTACAAGGGATGAGCTGGAGTATCTTATTAAGGAACTCCTGGATTTCCTCGGGATCGAATACAGGATAGAAGCTGACAGTTGCATGGTCTACGGTGATACCATCGATGTGATGCACAAGAAGATGGAGCTTTCATCCGCAGTTGTAGGTCCGATCCCAATGGACATGGACTGGGGAGTGAACAAACCCTGGATCGGAGCTGGTTTTGGTCTTGAGAGACTGCTCAAGGCAAAGCATGACCTCAAGAACATCAAGCGCGCAGGCAGATCGGAATCCTATTACAACGGAGTAAATATCAATCTCTGA
- a CDS encoding APC family permease has product MSNKTDASQSGIDWEHGAQCAKNMCDPQELERSIDWKQGLAIALGVPLLILPSIGYLTSYVWSFAIVIWGATVLLGFLQNFAFGELATVFPKASGLPGYTQTVFGSDKDKNNKGKFKFGKFIGGFSAWSYWFGWSPVLAIYAILISSYIQGMVPSLAGINSTLMALVVGGFIFGSLAIINAKGLKNGAAAGVILAAISLVPLLVITIAPFFTGDFQMANITNSWFPTDWSWDWEHILILLGLLAMAEWSAAAWETAAIYGPEYKKPNSDIPKALLVCGAICLVLYVLVQTSVIGALGVEGVLAEPISPMLPLANMSLGPIGASISIVMLIGAMLLIIQTAFLSSARSIYSMSVEGNLPSVLSKLNKHGHPMNAMLADAGFNMFLILLGTPTAILAASAIGYICANGISLYTYVKVRNDPELSKLERPFKAPRGWKKVALATTILNTPFFLIGIIYLNSLELGWATTGVGFFMLCLFIPLWMYSQRENRNRMPAVAGHREHGIFEPEPVPLEE; this is encoded by the coding sequence ATGAGCAATAAAACGGATGCATCCCAGTCCGGTATCGACTGGGAACATGGTGCCCAGTGTGCTAAGAATATGTGTGATCCTCAGGAACTTGAGAGATCCATCGACTGGAAACAGGGTCTTGCAATAGCATTAGGTGTTCCACTGCTTATCCTTCCTTCCATCGGATATCTTACAAGCTATGTCTGGTCCTTCGCAATAGTAATATGGGGAGCCACTGTGCTCCTTGGTTTTTTACAGAACTTCGCATTCGGAGAACTGGCAACGGTTTTCCCAAAGGCATCGGGTCTTCCTGGTTATACGCAAACGGTCTTTGGTTCGGATAAGGACAAGAACAACAAAGGAAAGTTCAAGTTCGGTAAGTTCATTGGTGGTTTCAGTGCCTGGAGCTACTGGTTCGGATGGAGTCCTGTCCTTGCGATCTATGCCATACTGATCTCAAGTTACATTCAGGGAATGGTTCCCTCACTTGCAGGTATCAACTCAACACTTATGGCACTGGTAGTAGGAGGTTTCATCTTCGGTTCCCTTGCGATCATCAATGCAAAGGGACTCAAGAACGGAGCAGCTGCCGGAGTTATCTTAGCTGCTATTTCCCTGGTACCTCTTCTGGTAATTACCATTGCACCGTTCTTTACAGGCGATTTCCAGATGGCGAACATCACAAATTCATGGTTCCCTACAGACTGGAGCTGGGACTGGGAGCACATACTTATCCTTCTCGGACTTCTGGCAATGGCTGAATGGAGTGCTGCTGCATGGGAAACCGCTGCTATCTATGGTCCTGAATACAAGAAGCCGAATTCCGATATACCAAAAGCACTGCTTGTCTGTGGGGCAATATGCCTTGTTCTTTACGTACTTGTACAGACATCCGTTATTGGTGCTCTCGGTGTTGAAGGAGTACTTGCAGAGCCTATCTCACCAATGCTTCCACTGGCAAACATGTCACTTGGTCCTATTGGTGCTTCCATTTCAATTGTAATGTTGATAGGTGCAATGCTTCTGATCATCCAGACAGCTTTCCTTTCATCTGCACGTTCCATATATTCAATGTCAGTTGAAGGTAATCTGCCATCAGTTCTGAGTAAGTTGAACAAGCACGGCCATCCAATGAATGCTATGCTCGCTGATGCAGGATTCAACATGTTCCTTATCCTTCTTGGAACACCGACAGCTATCCTTGCAGCATCTGCAATTGGTTACATCTGTGCAAACGGTATCAGTCTTTACACCTATGTAAAGGTCAGGAACGATCCTGAACTCTCTAAGCTGGAAAGACCTTTCAAGGCTCCAAGGGGATGGAAGAAAGTTGCTCTGGCAACAACTATACTGAACACTCCATTCTTCCTGATAGGTATAATCTACCTCAACAGTCTTGAACTTGGATGGGCAACAACCGGTGTTGGATTCTTCATGCTCTGTCTCTTCATTCCACTCTGGATGTATTCCCAGCGTGAGAACAGGAACAGAATGCCTGCAGTTGCAGGACACAGGGAACATGGCATATTTGAACCGGAACCGGTTCCTTTAGAGGAATGA